A section of the Ranitomeya imitator isolate aRanImi1 chromosome 7, aRanImi1.pri, whole genome shotgun sequence genome encodes:
- the LOC138644869 gene encoding uncharacterized protein: MMERTMNSIYMDMDMEFALAHAYAVACFNEREREKRRWSRRRFWIHPIVEVRESRGAYHCLFGELNDNREKYFEYTRMSQESFRYLLRRVEGSISRQDTQLRRAISAEERLLVTLRFLATGETLRSLHFQFRIGVSTLSGIIAETCRALWDNLREEYLPVPTSAIWEANAQKFNQVCNFPNCIGAVDGKHIRITKPAKSGSLFYNYKKYFSTVLMAIAGADCHFLAVDIGAFGRANDSRTFKESDMGQKLYGNNFNFPQPRPLPHTEGPAMPFVVVGDEALQMSANLLKPYSSRGLDHTKRVFNYRLSRARRTVECAFGILVSKWRILGSAINLKIETVDEVVKACVVLHNFIMAKERINVELDEPIANPLPDYHDHPLRTSVEIAQMRDRFAAYFVSDVGRVSWQDQMV; the protein is encoded by the exons atgatggagcgaaccatgaacagtatctacatggatatggatatggaatttgccttggctcatgcctatgctgttgcctgttttaatgaaagggaaagggaaaaacggagatggagtcgtcgccgcttttggatccaccctatagttgaagtccgggagagtcgtggagcataccattgcttgtttggcgaactgaatgacaaccgggaaaaatatttcgaatatacccggatgtcacaggagagcttccgctatcttctgcgtcgggtggaaggatccattagcaggcaggacacgcagctccggagagctatttccgcagaggaacggctgctggtgactctacg tttcctggctaccggagaaacgttgaggtcacttcattttcaattccggattggagtctccactctttcaggaattattgctgagacatgccgcgctttgtgggataatctccgggaggaatatttacctgtccctacaagtgcaatctgggaggccaacgcacagaaattcaaccaagtgtgtaattttccaaactgtattggcgctgtcgatggaaagcacattcggattaccaagcctgcgaaaagtggatcccttttctacaattataaaaaatacttttcaactgttctcatggcaattgccggtgcggactgccattttctcgcagtggacattggtgcatttgggcgtgcaaatgactcgcgcacatttaaagagtcggatatgggccaaaagttatatggaaacaattttaatttcccacagccacgacctcttccccacaccgaaggccctgcgatgccatttgttgtggtaggggatgaggcattacaaatgtctgccaacctattgaaaccctactccagtcggggcttggaccatacaaaaagggttttcaattacagactgtccagggccagaaggactgtggagtgcgcctttggcatcctcgtttccaaatggcggatattgggatcggccattaatcttaaaattgaaacagtggatgaggtggtgaaggcttgtgtggttctccacaatttcattatggccaaagagagaataaatgttgaactggatgaacccatagccaaccccttgcccgattaccatgatcatcctctgaggacaagtgtggaaattgcgcagatgcgtgatcgttttgcggcctattttgtgtcagatgttggccgtgtgtcatggcaagatcaaatggtgtag
- the LOC138646110 gene encoding uncharacterized protein, whose translation MATVSESSQSAQGSVASSSEGEGSQREQRGQGQGVASARRVSQRDHGVIDVELLISSIQERGPLWDSRDSRHMDQVVLRRLWVEVAKSLWEGFDIAPAKDKANFVKRLRIRWRSIKDRFNKGLRAEEERSKSGAAAAKSVPYKYSKCLQFLRPVLGRRQTHSSTLERARPAEAVLHESPSDPSQPSHSDSRLAPPSGEPAAGTSGVPLAEASGAPSFGYSRQRQRASDRPTMPEFLHLSTVFQNCFKALSDNMDTRLSNIDRRLETIETELSNPAKHFFSTIAKGMVEHLTPELQISVMQSCNTSYVRALQQAGVMQSATMAVVPSLASMTPTPAGEPLQPPHRGPRAERRHHRHHNIVPPTPAPAMPSSSRRRHHAGEPATGPKKKKKKRKHRRAHKEALVAVPVTTPTVRRGSSCSRSSQGQTRLVLPPPSPTEVAVSSPVYPGEGLDLPSSLLDYVSSSSPSSSSSPSSSHFSHHSREDTYHSPLVAQVETP comes from the exons gtttcacaacgggaccatggagtcattgatgtggagctcctcatatcaagcatccaggagcgtggcccgttgtgggacagccgtgactcccggcacatggaccaggtggtgttgaggcgtttgtgggtagaggtggcaaagtcgctgtgggagggctttgacatagctcctgcaaaggacaaagccaactttg ttaaaaggttgaggatcagatggcgatccatcaaggaccgtttcaataaggggctacgggcagaggaggagcgctcgaagagtggtgctgctgcggccaagtctgtgccctataaatattccaaatgtttacagttcttaagaccagtccttggccgccgtca gacacacagcagcaccctcgagagagctcgccccgcagaagcggtccttcatgaatcgccatctgatccatcacagccctcccacagcgacagcaggcttgcaccaccatctggtgaaccggcagccggtacatcaggtgttcccctggccgaggcctctggcgcaccttcgtttgggtattcccgacagcgccagcgggcctcggacaggccaaccatgcccgaatttttgcatttgagcacggttttccagaactgtttcaaggcgttgagcgataacatggacactcgtctgtccaatatcgaccggcgccttgaaacaattgaaaccgagctctcaaatccggcaaaacatttttttagtaccattgctaagggcatggtggaacaccttacgccggaactacagatttcagtgatgcagtcctgcaacacttcctacgtgagggctctccagcaggctggggtcatgcagtcagcgacaatggcagtagtgccgtcgctggcaagcatgactcccactcctgctggagagccactccagccaccccaccgtggtccacgtgccgagcgacgccaccacaggcaccataacatagtgccgccgactcctgctcctgccatgccttcatcctcccgtaggcgtcatcATGCTGGGGAACCTGCCAcaggacccaaaaaaaaaaaaaaaaagaggaaacacagacgGGCACACAAAGAGGCTCTGGTTGCTGTTCCAGTGACAACACCAACTGTCCGTAGGGGCTCGAGTTGCAGTAGGAGCAGCCAGGGCCAAacaaggcttgtgttgcctcctccctcccctacagaggtggcggtttcctCCCCAGTATACCCTGGGGAGGGTTTGGATCTCCCATCAAGTCTACTTGACTATGTATCCTCCTCTTCGCCATCATCGTCATCTTCTCCATCATCCTCCCATTTCTCTCACCATTCCAGAGAAGACACCTACCATTCCCCcctggtggcacaggtggaaaccccctaa